The DNA sequence CGCTTTTGGCCTTTCTAGTCCCGTTCTTTAGTGGGGTATTGGGGCCAAGTTTTATGCATTGAAAACTGACCGTCGGGAAGTCTGTTTTAGAACgtatcaatgtttaatgtgGAGCTATGTTACCAGTATATATTGTCGAAGAACTGTTGTATAGAAAAAGCTGAATTGTTAACTCACCGACATTCTATAGTCTCTCGCAATAAGGCAAGCCAGATGCCCCAAAACACTACATGGATCCCACTAGTATATTTTGTTACAATGCCTCATTTTTAACCACATGCGTGAGCCAATAGCAAGTCAACAATTGCTTCAGTGATGTCCAAGATATTTATTACCCAAAtagggtgtatatatatatgcacaataAACACCGAGTAGTAAAGCTCAGAAACGGAACTTGTGAGTGTCGTTCCTACGGCCATCATTGGACAGCATTAATGTATTCCTTAATGCCTGATTTGGTACTGTTCTGCAATGTTCTATATGAAATAACAAACATTTGAAGTCAAACAAAATAACTGCCATCCTAATGTAATAATCAATGGAAACGAGGCAAGAGTTAACTAATTAATTACAATTTTATTAGTGGACATGGCAACATCAAGTCAAATAAAAACCATAATACATTCCATAATATACACAGTACATGAAACCTTGTGTTTACCTCTAAGGCATGCTCCTGATTGCTCACTGCCGTTTGTCTTCTACAACCCCACGACCTCCTTGTTGAAACTGACATCAGCCCAGATGAAAAAGAGCATCTCAGATAGAAAAGCAGGCAACTTCAAACAATGTGACCCTTTCACTACAGGTggtacaatttattaaaatgcCAGTATAAAAAAATAgccagccccccctctcccaacaCCCCAGGAATATAAATGCAACTCAAGTGTTTAAGCACGAAGTTCATCCGATCCTAGACTGTCTCACTTTAAGCATTAGTTCTGTTCAAGGTGTTATTTAGGGCAAGATAAGAACAAGATATCCAACATAATTTAAATAGCCATTAGATAACTCAATGAAATGGTTAAGAAACAATCCGAATTCAAAGAATGCATCGCACAGAACACTGCAATTTCAGCTTTTGTATTTCATTGCATTGTGTTTACCTTAATCACTGGAGCTCTGGGAACGGTCTACTGTTGCGCAGCAGTAAAGACTCAAAGGATTCCTCGTTTTGGGGGTCAAACTACCACGGGCCTGATTCTACGATCTACGCCTCCAGCACTGTGAGCAAGAAGTGAAGGTTGCAACAGTTTAAAAAACGATAAGATTTGACTGCACTTTGGACAATTTCACACCATCACACAGTGAGCATCAATGTTAAGTGTGGGGATTCGGGCAGAAGACAACTGATAACCTCCActtaataatcaataatcaaaagGCATGCTATAAGTTTCTATCCAAATacaagaaagggaggggggggtgatcgATATGTATTCAGTGCCACACTTTCATTGCAGAAAACGCTATTATCAAAGACTTAATATGTACTACAAAGACACCTTTTAGAAAAGACCCATGGACAATGGGAATACTGGTCAATTTGTGCCGTTcttaaaataaacattgtaaTTGCTCAAGTCAGATCTAACGGAACAGGTCATCAGAACGCATATCATGCAAAGTCAGAGTGAGAGCACATCGATATCTAAGCAGAGCAGTTGATATTCAATTCTCCAGATGTTTGCAAAGAACCAATAAGATGCATTTTAGGCATGTATCACAGCACGTGAGCATCTTTGTGCATGTATGCAGGTTAAGTCACAGGTCAAAGAAAAACACTCGTTTCCTTAGGGTTCGCTTACCTGTGTTACTGCAGCAGAACCTAAGGTGCAAGGGTCTGGGGTGACACTGCAAAGATCAGATATTGCACTTTGCcatcagtgaacaatgcagtcATAAAGGTTTGGATTTAAATCAACAGCCCGTCACTGCAGTGCTTCATCACAACCATTGCATGGCGCAGTCAAAACCAAGACGTTGAGCTACTCGAGTACTTCCTCTACCGGCAGTGCtcgttgtgtgtggggggggggaaatcagAAACAAAGCAGAGATCTACACATGCTAGACTTTCATGTCAACTTTGCTGAATAAGATGGCATTTGAAAACAAGTCAAATCATACCGCGTTCTAAACCACATTGCACTTGGCAGATCACATGTCGACAACATGGAAAAACAACCACATGAACAGTTCCTATAAACCTTCAGTTTGCCTAGATAAGTCACTCCCTGCATCCGTTTGGTAAGTCAGAATTGCGGCCTATCAAGACTAATCTAAAACAAACTACATTGCAAACCGATTCAATATGCTTTCCGTAATGTTGCAATGCATTTATGTAGACGTTGAAGGAAAATTTTAACATTCTCAAACAGTTAAAAGTACAAGAGATTGAACCAATTCTAAAAGGAATCACAACCGCTCTAACATACTTACCCCAACAAACGGGAGAATTGCAATAATTGGACAAAACTACATTTGCAATTTGGCAAACAGTGAAATAAGCTCTCAGTTATTGTACTTACATTATAGGAGGGCTCAACTCAAGGATGAAGGACTGCTTAGCCAATCGACCCTACAAACCCATATTCTTATGATCAAACACTAACAGAATTGTCAGAGCAAAAACAATGACTTTTGCAGTGGTTTTTATATCAAAAATCTTTAAAAGTCTATACATGGGGTTCATGTGAGACAATTTAAAAAGGAGGAAAAGAGCAAAAACTTTTCAATGCAAATATTATATACGTTACGACAATTTACCTTACTGTCCTGGAAAAGAACagcacaaaaaatatatactacGGTGCAACATTTCTTGCGGCCATAATTTCGGAAAAATATCTTCAAACAAAAGAGACACACATATTTGCTTACCGCTTTTCTAAACTGGCCTGTGGGGGAGGAAGTGTCTATGATGGCAGAACAGTGCATACTACCTCAACAAAGATCATCACCAGGCAAGATTAAAGAAACACAACGCCAGAGTATTGCAGTTAATGCATGAGTCAATGCGAAAGGTCTCCAACGACAAAAACATCTGACCGATTCTAAAGAAGCACTCGCATGGAACAACAGGTCTATTGGACTCGGGATAAAAGGCATGGACGCAACAGGTCTACTAGACAGCCATGAAACTGGTTGCcaaaagatgagagagagagagagatacaggagaGTACAACTTAGTCAGCCATTTGAGGGGACTACAAAAATAACCAGGGTCTGAATTTGAAGCTTTTTTTTGATTgacccacccccccgccccaacaGCAAAACAAGAGCATACACAATATAACATCAACCCCTCCTCTAAGCATCCCAACTTACCAACACAGGAGGTTTCATTTCGTTTTATTGCAAAACACAACAGGGAATAGCATTTAAAACTGAGATGATATACATGGCAATGACTACAATTTAACATGAGTTCAAACCACATTGTGTAGATACAGGCCTGGAATGACCACCACTAAAAACAAAGCATTTACAAGATaagtaaaggaaaacaaaaaaaaaaaggaggacatGTTCGCCGGACGAGCGGCCGTCTACGAGCACACCTTCAAACCAAGGAAATTTAAGATCTTCATCAAGGCGTCTGCATCCAAACATTTAACAAAGGATTTGTTTCGACAATGAAGCATTTACTTTATGTCCACGTCACATTACTGGCCCTGCGCAGAAGAAATACATAGAAGATACATTGCATGTTAAGAGCAGAAACACTGGGCGCAGCTTcccacaaaagaaaataacgcCTGTATGGGAGGAAGCGGTGAGGTTAGGCGAGCTGCAGCCTCCAGCTCCCGGCCGACCGACCCTGATGGGGGAAGGGTTaaagccagggggggggggcgtacagTTTCTTTAGGAGAACACCAGGGAGGGTCAttaggggagatggggggggggggggttagtagGAGACACTTTAAGACATAAcgtagaggagaggggggttggAGGGACGGGTCTGAGGACGAGTGGGTGCAGGTTATGGAGCGAGGCGTACctggggggcttggggggctCCGCCCATGGCCTGGGGGCTGGCCGTGCCGTAGTAGGCGGCCTGCTGGCGGTAGTACTCGGCCCAGGCAGCGCTGTAGTCCGGCTGGCCTCCGGGCTGTGCCGCTGCGGCCGCCGTGGCCTGGGGCGCGGCTTGACCTTCGGGGGGAAAGAAAACGGAAAAGATTACGACACGTTTGTCACCGGCCACCGGCGGCCTGGTtcggcacaaacacacaacagtttcctttctttttttttaattggctaATAGGGCGATtaatccgattttttttttttttgactcgATTATACTACGATCACAAaaataataacttttttttattcattaaatgttttagaCAAAGTCGAGACATCTGTATATAATCTAGTTCTCGGTTCCAAGGTTTCTTTTGGGGACACatcctgaataaatacatcatgttttccaactcaaaaataaatcaatgatttctatattgaccaaaataagcacgattatgatttttttccataatcgagcagcagCCCTACTGGTAAGACGGCTTTAACGGGCTCGGTTTGTGAGATGGGGAACGAACCCGCCACTGGTACTCAGAGTGGCGGGACAGAAACCCTCTGTTGCTCTGGGGCAGCTGTGGGGGCCACACTCTACTGAAGTGAGAGTGCTGCCAGGGCACGGCCGCCCATTGGATGGGTgactaacaaacacaaacaagtgaTTGGAGGACGCGCATCATCCAAAGTTTTTGCGGCCGATACTTTTAAGCATTTTGCCATTTTAAGATGACTCGATAAGAGTTGCAATGTTAGATCCTAAACCAAAGAAATAGCGCGTATAATTAAAGCTAGACTTTGTTTTGTCGCGTCTCTCATGAGAAAGCGATGCCGTCTCACGTCGCCATAATGACAGATATTTTTTAACAGTCAATTTCTAATCAATTGCCAAAACACCATTACTACCAATAACTTTACTGGGCTCCTAAACTTCAAGGAGTGAAGTTTGAAATTTGCAATCATTGCAAATTTGATGTCCTATAGCAGGTGCCGCCGTGAGAACAGCAGCACGTCACCGCGCATCACGATGATGAGCCTTGGTTTTAGGCAGACATGGAACCGGTCCTACCTTGCTTCTTATAGTAATCTTCCCATGCTTTCGTGTAGTCCTGGGGCTGCTGACTCTGTTGGCCTGCAGAAAGGTAAAAAACACTGTTAAACCGCTGCCTCTCCATCCAGTCCACCAGGTGTCAGGCCCAAGGCCCGGCCACCTCAACAACAGGTCGTTCTAAAGGGTTGCGTTTGCAACAGTACATTTTGATCCTCTTTATATATGGAAATAAGGTCAAGCAGAACACCCTTCCTTCAACAAGGGGTTGTGTTTCCATTACAACAGTACATTTGATCAGATTAGATGGACACATTGGGGACATACAGCATTAGTGGGTCATGTTGTTGGGCACCGGACAGGTTTCTGCCGTCGGTTTTCAAATGGCCCGGATTGAGTACTAGGGTTAGTTCTAGGGACAAGCGCCACTCTTAAGTCAAatggagagggtgagcgagTCTGCAAATCCCAGCGCTGAAACCAAAAGCAACACATTGCACCGGTCTAAACAGCGCGGGTTAGGAGGTGAGGACCCAGCtctggtccccccccacccgggTGCCGTGTCTCTGCTGATAGGCAGCAGGAAGGGGGAGGCCCGGTTTAGACTGGGTAGGACGTGGACACTGGAGCTACGGTGATATACCCGTTTTCTTGTAATATTCCTCCCAGGCCTTGGTGTAATCTGCCTGTCCGCTCTGACCGGGCGCCTGCGGGCCACCTGTTAAAGACGGTACAACGTGATTGGTCACCATTCCCTTATGGAAGAAAGAAGGAATTAAATGGTAGCATGTCCTCCACCTGCTCAGGTCAGGGGCTCAGACCTAGAGAAGTGAGGGAAACTAACCtggatgggcgggggggggcaatggAAAGAGTACAGGCCAAATCATAAAGAAGGGAGATGCTCTGATAGCGGAGGAAGGAATTTAGACACGTTACCAATTCAACACTGGTCGGAAAATAGGAGGACCAGGCGGCACGGGAGGCAGATAAGGCTGCGCTACTCTGTGGGGGCCCTCCTCTACAGacacccaggtgtgtgtgtgtgtgtgcctgggggggggggggttaccttgGCCGTTGGACTGCGTGGTTCCGGGGGCTCCTCCGGTGGGGGTCATGGGGGCCTGGGGCTGCTGGCCGTACTGGGAGTAGTACGCCGCCCACGCCGCAGCGTtggcatcagcagcagcttTGTCTGGACATGTATCGTGACCAAGAGCAGAACGTAAGAATCGACCCGTGGAGGACGGCGTAGGACGACGGGGTTCATAGGTCATACTAGGGCTGGGCAGGCCGGCCTAAGATTAAAATCTGATTTCTTTCAAACGGATGCTTATGGTTACCACAGACTCTACACGCACCGTTCTTTCAGCGCATGCTGCCATGTTTATGTTTTAAACCTCAGAAAAGGAAGTGCCGTAAATACCCGTTTCAAATAAGTGCACTTGATAAATAAAAATGAGTTCAATATCTTTGTTTATGATATTTCAAATTCCGATTAAAAattgattaatcgcccagatCTAGTTCATACTTCTGCAGTTAAGGTCACGGTGAGATTGTTTAGCAGAGGACTTCCCCCCTTGCATTCTACATCAAAAGGTTAACACCATCACTGTGGTGGTGCTAGCAGGTCATTCGCTCCATCCAGATTAAGGACTCACTAGGGTCAGGCTGGCCCTGCTGCCAGTGGGGGAAGCCGTTGCCCCATCCCTGAGGCTGGTAGGGGGCCGGAGGAccactggggggagagagagacaccatcAGGATCAACACTTCAGCACCTTCCACGTTGATCATTTTTATTGTGTACATGCATTCACATTTGTGTCTGCCATCATTTATCTGTATCGTGTTCTAAGTCCCGGTCGATGAGTATATTTCTGAGCAACACTTTGATGTGTCCAAGACTTATTTTACTTCTACATGCAAGCATGGTCTATGAGCTGATGGCTGGGATGAGTAGAAGGCCAAGCAGAAGCGAGTACTCACTGTGGACCGGGGGGCCCCTGGTTGTAGGGTCCCGGGTTGTAGGGCCCCATTGGAGCACCGGGTGGGCCTGGTGGCCCTGGGGGGCCGTGGGGGCCGGGTCCTCCGTGAGGCCCAGGTGGACCATGGGGTCCTCCCATTGGGGTGACCGGACACTGAAACAAATGAACCCCGAATGCATGAATTGATTGGTCACAACATCACAACCTGGTCATGACTCTTGGTcatccagcagctcctccacgcAGCGTAGGAAGCGCTCTCAAGGAGTCTCACCCCGATCTTCTCCTCCACGAGCTGCCTGGCGTAGTCGATCTGCTGGGGGGAGCCGCGCACGGTGAACATCTTAATGTTGGGGTCGGCGTTGGGCGGGGGGTTCCTCTGGAGCTCGATGCGGGCCCCCGACTGCTGGCTGATGCCCTTTATCGTCTCGCCCCCTGGAGACGAGAGGACGGCCCGTTAATCCCACAACACAGAGACACCAAAAGGAAACGGCCACGTCCCTCGAGACGAACCCACTCCCCCGCCCAACGGCCAGCAGCAGCGAGGGTCCTCACCCTTGCCGATGATGAGGCCGGTCTTCATGGTGGGGACGGTGAAGGTGAACTCCTGCAGGCCTCCGGGGGGGCCCATGTTCCAGTTGCCCTGTCCGCGGCCCcgtcccctgccccccccgtgACCGGGGGGTCCGCCGGCCTGCACGCTGCGCAGGAGGTCGGAGATGATGTCGGCCGCGTGCTGGGCCTGCTCGGGCGGGCCCATGATCTGGGCTATCCTctccggcgtggtgccgtcgtCTTGTTTGAACTGGATGCGGACGCCCGTGTCGCTCTGGATCTTCTTGATCATCTCGCCGTTCCTACCGATGACGATGCCGACCGCGAACCTCGGCACTGGGACCTGGGGGGGGACATTGAGTAGCAGCCGCGGTCAGGAGAAACCTCTTGTCACCCCGTGCCCGATGTAAGTGGATGGTGGAGTAGAAAACGATTTGACTTACTTCAATGTTACTCACATCTAAGCTGTCACCACCCCCCAACCTAGAGCCATActcccccctctgctctctgAACCCCTGGTCTCTGATCAGCTCCATCACCAACTCTTTGGCTTGCTGAAAGACACATGGATGGTTAGGACAGGTGACATCAACATGGCGCTACTTAAGGTTGCATCGAATGCACATTTTGTAGGACCACCAACCTGAACTTTGAAAGCTTCCCCCGAGATCCGGAGAGGTTTGTCTGCGCCCGTGTTTTGAGGTCCCTCCTGGATCATGACCATCTTAACTCCGGCTCTTTCCTGGTTAATGTAAAATATACACAAAGTTGAGTTCATGTTGGAGATCAGAGAAATTAAGACTGATTGTTTAGCATCCAAGCTTGACAACTAACCTGAAGGCTCTTAATGGTTTCCCCTCCCTTGCCAATGACCAAGCCGGCTTTAGAAGCAGGGACCATGATCTCCTGAACCGACATGCCAGGGCCCTCGTTGTGGTGGAATGCTGGTGTTGGGCGACCCTTCTCCACAATCTCTGTGAGGAGCCTCTTCGCACCCCTATAAGGAGTTTGAAAAGACATTAGCTCATGGTACCAATCGGTGTGACGAAATCCCaactttataataaaaaaaaaacatgtggagGAGAACTTACTGGATGGCGTCTGGGGATCCTGTCAATGTCACCGATCTATCGGGCATGCCGCCGCTGTCTGCATGACAAAAAGGAGAAGGATTAGTGTACAGGTTCCTGCACATCTCTGGTACGACGCTAACATGTAAATGTAGAAGTGTGTTTACCTGGGGCGATCTGTATTTTACATCCAGATTCCTGCTGCATACGGGATATCTGCTCTCCGCCTCTCCCAATGACTGAAAGTTTAGATaaaggcgttaaaaaaaaaaagactacgGTTTGCCTGAAGAGGTACATTACAATTcaatacaagtgtgtgtgtgtgtgtgtgtgtgtgtctatatcaTGCATTTTACTCACTGAATCCAACCATGCCATCGGGAACCTTGAAGTCCTCCGATGCGGACCTAATCAACCAACGAAAGACGTACATTTAGGGATTGTGAAACATCAGTCTTACatcaacaataataaaaaataagcaGAATACGAAGTGCAAGATGTTTCCCATATATTTACCTTGGGGGACCTCCCATTCCTCCCATTCCGCCCATTCCACCCGAGAAGGCTGTAAAACAAAGGAGCAAGTCAGAAGACATGTAGTCGTTGCTAGGTCGTGGTAGACAAACGTACTATATTTTGGATTAAAGTTGAAGAAAATGTACTCACGGTCACTAGGTGCCACTTTCTTTGTCTCTGGTTGGTCTGTGGAGGAGAAACAGCCAACATGAGTACATGCCTATTCACTCATACTCCCACTACTTACAAACATGACCAGGCTTCACCGAACCgatgcacatttctgaaaattgaATACAGACAGCGCCTTGAATACTGAATATGGTTAGACGTCACAGGGAGTACTTTGAAAAGACTGGTTTCTATTCTTCAAGTGTGCatacaaataacacaaataagCTGCCTACCCTGCCCGAGCAAATGTCTAATCAATTAAAAAGGATCCCTggttgtttttaaacataacaattTAATTTCCAATAAGAATCATGATAACTGCACATAAACAATTATGCATGCAGCATAAATCAAGCTGACCACAAGTTCGAAACACGCCCTCTTTTCTACTCCAGCCCCAACCTGGCATCAATAACCGGAGACCTCCAACAACAGCCCCCCATACAATAGAGTAGCacacatttaaataaacaaCTTCGGGCAATTGAAAAAGCATGAGAGTCACAGCGTTCCGCGATGTACCATACTCAATGAAAAATAAGGCGTTTGGATCTAGAAATACACTACCTTTGTCACATTTCATACAGGCAAGCATGTTAAGTGGGGGGGGAGAACTATCAATGTATCAATTTAGGCCACTGACCTATATTGAGGTTAGGCATGGGAAAATACCCACCAGCATCTTCCAGGGGCCTTTTCTGGCCTCCGTAGCCAAACTCGTTTGTTGTAGGTGCAGGAACGCCGTCGACTCCGATCTTAGCCGCGATCTATGTATTAGATAATTAAAACAATTGCATTAACCAAACTGATCATGAACATTGAAAAGGTAGCAAGCCGCAAAGGGCGGCCTACATGTTTTCCCGGAAGACGGAACCAACAAAAGAATGCGGTTACTTCCATGTTAGCTAGCAAGCTACCAAGTTGCGTCGTTGCATAGACAGGATTTAACCAACACAGCTTCGAACGGATCAAGACAAAATTCAAATATTCAGCTCGAACCGTGAaccacatttaaaaaacaaaattttCCATTAAACacgggagaaaaaaataaacgatAGCTAACCAATTTAGCCCCTTACTCTAGCCTTGCATGATACTGCATGACGTTAGCAGGTAAGCTGACGCGGTCCTTTTCGTGCTTTAAATACCATTTAAAAACCGAACTTCGAAGTCGCAAGTAGTGGGAAAAAATACGAGGCCCATACCTGTCTCGCTCGTTGAAGCGCGTCTTTGAAAGCGTCGTTCATCCCGGCGGGCGCGTTAGAGGACGGGGGAGCCACGTTCGAGTAGTCTGCCATGACTGGTGCTGTTTCTCCTCTCGTGCCCGGCGACAGAAGATGGCCGTATTCATTCACGCCCAGTCTCGCGCTCAAATTCAACTCATCGCGAGCTCACGGAGATGCCgttccccaaaccccccccccccccctaggctGATCGTCACCCGTCGATACCTCTCTGTTCATCATGATCGATACGAACGACTTCTATACATAACAATGCGATATAGATAGCCCTCTATCGAAGTACTCGGTGCTTATTGAGTGTCGTATATACGTGCATCCAAACTGGGTGAGAAAAGAAAGGcgaaaaaaagaaatgtctTTTTAAAATAAAGGAAGTAAGAAAGAACTGTAATGTTCAACATTACTTAATGCCTTGTTGAAATGTCTGTCCCGAAAGTTGGAGGTGTTCATACTTATGTGAGGCTTCATTCATTATCACACAGTTCAAATAGTAGACTACATCCACGCGTTTGGTTGCAGCACTGTTCGTTCAACTCCTAAACAGTGGCGTAACATCATGGTGATATGCCCGGgtgcaaatgtttattttgttccCCTGAACAGGAGTTCctagcggggaggggggggggggctggtcgcGTTGTcctacggtgagggtttcgtataatttagttaattaattaagggcgccaccagagggcgcccccgacacatttgccgccctgggcgatatttattttttccttcctCCATGCCATGGGCCCCTGACGCCGTCTGGGCCCCGGTACAGttcaccggttgcaccgtcgatatttacgccgcTGCTCCTAATGATTCACAGGGCTTCAACAGTATAGCTTGTATTAATAATGTAATGAAACCACACCAGCCTATATCCTTTATGATCCTAAATGTGGATTTCACACGAGCACATCCTGCTGGTCTTTGACAAAAACACATATTCCCCGATCACCATGAATATAATAAAGTATGATTCAGGAGAATGTGGAGTCAAACAGAACTTCTAATTTCCTGGTTAACGTGTAGTTCAGCAGATCACATGGAACTGCCCTGATGAAGCTGGCTCCCAGGCCGTTGTAATATAATCTCAGTCCGTGCCTTGTGTCTGTACGAGACAGACACACTAAATATGAAACAATATGTCTTAtgtttaaacaaaaatatgcaGCTTGGCTTGAATTATTCGTTTGCAAACCATTCATACCAAAGAAATTGTTAATTAAAGTTTAAATAATGCAAGAACAAGTCCACGGCGCAGAGCTACATGCTGCCAATGTAATGGCATTCACATCTGGGTCTGCATATTGGTCCAAATAGATATGTGTCATGTACCCTTTGGCTATGGTTGTGGTTCTTAGCAGATGCCTTTTCCAAAAAAGATTGTAAAGATCACAGGCATTTCTATGCACAGGAATCCCTTATGCGTGGGATTACATTTTCTAATTCAACTAGGCATTTTCTTCTGCTATCACACATACATGTAGTCTTGATGTTCTCCGACTTTTCTCCTGATGGGCGTGTGTTGGAAGTGAACAACATATCCAGAAATTGGTACCCTGGGAATCTCCTGAAAAAGTACTACCTCTGAGGTATATTTTatccgtaggaaatgtaaattaccttatatgtgaatgaggtaTAGAAAGTCGGTATATCTCACACCACTtctgggcgtgttgatgacgctttggtgtgcatttgcatgtcattaAATTATAAtaagcctgttgccttttgttcgacTGAATTGttagaaaatatttaaatgttggcactgcttttcgAGTCATTCATGGTGAACGCTTAAAGATAGGTATTATcataaccctaaaagtacacatcatacaataaattacaataggcctacatgagtTCACAGTTGCACGCGTACatagaaaatatttattttattattatcaacAACAGTGAGCTGAACAATATAGGGTCCCGGCCTTCCAATCCCTGTTTTCACAGTttaacacagaatcaactacatTTTCCCAGTGTTTGTTGTCTGTGAAATTAAGCAAGAAAAATACTCTCTTTCTCCGGAAACGCAGTCGTTCACAACTCCTTTCTTCTTCGTCGTTTACATTTGTCTCTTACTCATGCCTCAATCCTTCATCGATCAATGCTTTGGATGTTGTGACTACAACGTAATATACTAGGGACGGGCATTCGATTAAAttgtcttagtcgatcgtcAGGAGAATTAACGATAGATTttcgattaatcattaatattTCTATATTGAAATGAACTACTTCAAAATGCAATTAAAATTGATCGTTATTTCTCCCTcgttacatggacacttctggtCTGATcagaagtggaagaacagctcaatcggaatagaatATGATCATACAACTCAATCAGAATACACCAGAATGTGCGAGAGACATAAGGACGTACGTGCATATGAAGCATCAACTGTGGATCCCCCTCAGGGTCAAAACTTAACAACGCATATCATCTTtaattttttcttctttctatcATGGCCAAACATTTTCTGACAATATAGTGCATTTCACCAAACCTCAAGATCTCAGCGATAATGTCGGCCGCTTTCTGGGCCTGCTCGGGCGGGCCCATGATCTGGGCTATCCTctccggcgtggtgccgtcgtCTTGTTTGAACTGGATGCGGACGCCCGTGTCGCTTTGGATCATCTTGATCGTT is a window from the Gadus chalcogrammus isolate NIFS_2021 chromosome 8, NIFS_Gcha_1.0, whole genome shotgun sequence genome containing:
- the LOC130387833 gene encoding far upstream element-binding protein 1-like isoform X6 → MADYSNVAPPSSNAPAGMNDAFKDALQRARQIAAKIGVDGVPAPTTNEFGYGGQKRPLEDADQPETKKVAPSDPFSGGMGGMGGMGGPPRSASEDFKVPDGMVGFIIGRGGEQISRMQQESGCKIQIAPDSGGMPDRSVTLTGSPDAIQGAKRLLTEIVEKGRPTPAFHHNEGPGMSVQEIMVPASKAGLVIGKGGETIKSLQERAGVKMVMIQEGPQNTGADKPLRISGEAFKVQQAKELVMELIRDQGFREQRGEYGSRLGGGDSLDVSNIEVPVPRFAVGIVIGRNGEMIKKIQSDTGVRIQFKQDDGTTPERIAQIMGPPEQAQHAADIISDLLRSVQAGGPPGHGGGRGRGRGQGNWNMGPPGGLQEFTFTVPTMKTGLIIGKGGETIKGISQQSGARIELQRNPPPNADPNIKMFTVRGSPQQIDYARQLVEEKIGCPVTPMGGPHGPPGPHGGPGPHGPPGPPGPPGAPMGPYNPGPYNQGPPGPHGPPAPYQPQGWGNGFPHWQQGQPDPSHDTCPDKAAADANAAAWAAYYSQYGQQPQAPMTPTGGAPGTTQSNGQGQQSQQPQDYTKAWEDYYKKQGQAAPQATAAAAAQPGGQPDYSAAWAEYYRQQAAYYGTASPQAMGGAPQAPQGQ
- the LOC130387833 gene encoding far upstream element-binding protein 1-like isoform X1, with protein sequence MADYSNVAPPSSNAPAGMNDAFKDALQRARQIAAKIGVDGVPAPTTNEFGYGGQKRPLEDAGGYFPMPNLNIDQPETKKVAPSDPFSGGMGGMGGMGGPPRSASEDFKVPDGMVGFIIGRGGEQISRMQQESGCKIQIAPDSGGMPDRSVTLTGSPDAIQGAKRLLTEIVEKGRPTPAFHHNEGPGMSVQEIMVPASKAGLVIGKGGETIKSLQERAGVKMVMIQEGPQNTGADKPLRISGEAFKVQQAKELVMELIRDQGFREQRGEYGSRLGGGDSLDVSNIEVPVPRFAVGIVIGRNGEMIKKIQSDTGVRIQFKQDDGTTPERIAQIMGPPEQAQHAADIISDLLRSVQAGGPPGHGGGRGRGRGQGNWNMGPPGGLQEFTFTVPTMKTGLIIGKGGETIKGISQQSGARIELQRNPPPNADPNIKMFTVRGSPQQIDYARQLVEEKIGCPVTPMGGPHGPPGPHGGPGPHGPPGPPGPPGAPMGPYNPGPYNQGPPGPHGPPAPYQPQGWGNGFPHWQQGQPDPSHDTCPDKAAADANAAAWAAYYSQYGQQPQAPMTPTGGAPGTTQSNGQGGPQAPGQSGQADYTKAWEEYYKKTGQQSQQPQDYTKAWEDYYKKQGQAAPQATAAAAAQPGGQPDYSAAWAEYYRQQAAYYGTASPQAMGGAPQAPQGQ
- the LOC130387833 gene encoding far upstream element-binding protein 1-like isoform X3 produces the protein MADYSNVAPPSSNAPAGMNDAFKDALQRARQIAAKIGVDGVPAPTTNEFGYGGQKRPLEDAGGYFPMPNLNIDQPETKKVAPSDPFSGGMGGMGGMGGPPRSASEDFKVPDGMVGFIIGRGGEQISRMQQESGCKIQIAPDSGGMPDRSVTLTGSPDAIQGAKRLLTEIVEKGRPTPAFHHNEGPGMSVQEIMVPASKAGLVIGKGGETIKSLQERAGVKMVMIQEGPQNTGADKPLRISGEAFKVQQAKELVMELIRDQGFREQRGEYGSRLGGGDSLDVSNIEVPVPRFAVGIVIGRNGEMIKKIQSDTGVRIQFKQDDGTTPERIAQIMGPPEQAQHAADIISDLLRSVQAGGPPGHGGGRGRGRGQGNWNMGPPGGLQEFTFTVPTMKTGLIIGKGGETIKGISQQSGARIELQRNPPPNADPNIKMFTVRGSPQQIDYARQLVEEKIGCPVTPMGGPHGPPGPHGGPGPHGPPGPPGPPGAPMGPYNPGPYNQGPPGPHGPPAPYQPQGWGNGFPHWQQGQPDPNKAAADANAAAWAAYYSQYGQQPQAPMTPTGGAPGTTQSNGQGGPQAPGQSGQADYTKAWEEYYKKTGQQSQQPQDYTKAWEDYYKKQGQAAPQATAAAAAQPGGQPDYSAAWAEYYRQQAAYYGTASPQAMGGAPQAPQGQ